In one window of Pseudomonas chlororaphis subsp. chlororaphis DNA:
- a CDS encoding FKBP-type peptidyl-prolyl cis-trans isomerase, translating into MSRYLFLSLCVLLPLAQAAEDSQKNDAHDLAYSLGASLGERLRQEVPDLQIQALVEGLKQAYQGKPLALKDERIEQILAQHEAQVSEQADKPRIEVALENEQRFLSAEKAKPGVRELENGILLTELAPGNGVRPGANGSVQVRYTGRLPDGTVFDQNQQPQWFRLDSVIAGWRSALQQMPTGAKWRLVIPSAQAYGADGAGDLIAPYTPLVFEIELLGATG; encoded by the coding sequence ATGTCGCGTTACCTTTTTTTATCCTTGTGTGTGTTGTTGCCACTGGCTCAGGCCGCCGAAGATTCGCAAAAAAACGATGCTCACGATCTCGCCTACAGCCTGGGCGCCAGCCTCGGTGAGCGCCTGCGCCAGGAGGTGCCGGACCTGCAGATCCAGGCATTGGTGGAGGGCTTGAAACAGGCCTACCAAGGCAAGCCCCTGGCACTCAAGGACGAGCGTATCGAACAGATCCTCGCCCAGCATGAAGCACAGGTCAGCGAGCAAGCAGACAAGCCGCGAATCGAAGTGGCGCTGGAAAACGAACAGCGTTTTCTCTCGGCCGAAAAGGCCAAGCCGGGCGTACGCGAACTGGAGAACGGCATCCTGTTGACCGAGCTGGCACCCGGCAACGGAGTACGGCCGGGAGCCAATGGTTCGGTACAGGTTCGCTACACCGGACGCCTGCCTGACGGCACAGTATTCGATCAGAATCAGCAGCCGCAGTGGTTTCGCCTGGACAGTGTGATTGCCGGATGGCGCAGCGCCTTGCAGCAGATGCCGACGGGGGCGAAGTGGCGCCTGGTGATTCCTTCGGCCCAGGCTTACGGCGCCGATGGCGCGGGCGACCTGATCGCGCCTTACACGCCACTGGTGTTTGAAATCGAGCTGCTGGGGGCTACCGGTTAG
- a CDS encoding Rsd/AlgQ family anti-sigma factor produces the protein MLESCQNAQERWGGVHLLIDRWLQERHELVRAYDALGAEPETLAENRQPLQEFCAILVDYVSAGHFEIYEQLTGEAKAFNDQRGLELAETIYPRIDVITEKLLAFNDLCDEGKCVAEKFKELGGLLHERFELEDCLIEVLHNAHKEEAAVQA, from the coding sequence ATGCTCGAAAGTTGTCAGAATGCTCAGGAACGCTGGGGTGGAGTGCATCTGCTGATCGATCGCTGGTTGCAGGAGCGTCACGAACTGGTTCGGGCCTATGATGCTCTCGGCGCGGAGCCTGAGACGCTGGCTGAAAATCGACAGCCGCTGCAGGAGTTCTGCGCAATCCTGGTGGACTACGTCTCCGCCGGCCACTTTGAAATCTACGAACAGTTGACCGGCGAGGCCAAGGCCTTCAATGACCAGCGCGGGCTCGAACTGGCCGAAACCATTTATCCACGGATCGATGTCATCACTGAAAAGCTGCTGGCGTTCAACGATCTGTGCGACGAAGGAAAATGCGTGGCGGAGAAGTTCAAGGAGCTGGGTGGTCTGTTGCATGAACGCTTCGAGCTGGAAGATTGCCTGATCGAAGTGCTGCACAACGCTCACAAGGAAGAGGCCGCCGTTCAGGCCTGA
- a CDS encoding disulfide bond formation protein B: protein MSLAGSRLLFSLVFFTGALALWASFHLEFGVGLEPCLLWVAQRFFALLLTSISLVAALQGPQYPASALYWMLELLCSLAGVVTAGRHVLLQNIPSDQLLACLPDMPFMLGNLSWGRALQLVFTGTAQCAEVTWTLLDMSAAEWSLLFFIAVMILSAYRLARLLPWGRRRAAAT, encoded by the coding sequence ATGTCGCTGGCCGGCTCACGCTTGCTGTTCTCCCTTGTGTTTTTTACCGGTGCCTTGGCCCTGTGGGCTTCGTTTCACCTGGAGTTCGGGGTTGGGCTCGAGCCTTGCCTGTTGTGGGTGGCGCAACGTTTCTTCGCGTTGCTGTTGACCTCGATCAGCCTGGTCGCGGCCCTGCAGGGGCCACAATACCCGGCGAGTGCCCTGTACTGGATGCTGGAGCTGCTCTGCAGCCTGGCGGGTGTCGTTACGGCAGGGCGCCATGTGCTATTGCAGAACATTCCTTCGGATCAGTTGCTGGCGTGTTTGCCGGACATGCCGTTCATGCTCGGCAACCTGTCCTGGGGGCGTGCCTTGCAGCTGGTTTTCACCGGGACCGCGCAGTGCGCGGAGGTCACCTGGACGTTGCTGGACATGAGTGCTGCGGAGTGGAGCCTGCTGTTTTTCATCGCTGTGATGATTTTGAGCGCCTATCGTCTGGCGCGGCTTCTACCATGGGGCCGGCGCAGGGCGGCCGCGACCTGA
- a CDS encoding heme biosynthesis protein HemY gives MKRLYVILFLVIAASGLLGLAIAEHSGYILIAYDSFRYESSLWATLALVAVIWLVIWGIKALIELVMTSSGVVNPWSRRNRSRRVQIAIEQGQMDLAEGRWASAQKHLHRAAEAERQPLLYYLGAARAANELGNYEQCDSLLERALERQPQAELAVALSHAQLQTDRGDTEGALSTLQAMHERHPHSVQVLRQLQRLHQQRGDWSAVIRLLPELRKDKVLPANELAELERRAWGENLTLAAHREEDGTVGLQSLNRAWQQLTAAQRQEPQLVLAYAEQLRQLGAGAEAEEVLRVALKRKYDSHLARLYGLLRGSDPARQLQFAEQCLKDHPNDPSLLLTLGRLCLQTSLWGKARDYLESSLRLQRNPEACAELARLLAQLGDTERSNQLFQEGLGLLDERLLASPLPVPARV, from the coding sequence ATGAAGCGCCTGTACGTGATTCTGTTCCTGGTGATCGCCGCCTCGGGATTGCTGGGGTTGGCGATTGCCGAGCATTCCGGGTACATCCTGATTGCCTACGACAGCTTCCGTTATGAGTCGAGCCTGTGGGCGACCCTGGCGCTGGTCGCGGTGATCTGGCTGGTGATCTGGGGTATCAAGGCACTGATCGAACTGGTGATGACCTCCAGCGGCGTGGTCAATCCCTGGTCGCGACGCAACCGCAGCCGTCGCGTGCAGATCGCCATCGAGCAGGGCCAGATGGATCTTGCCGAAGGCCGTTGGGCCAGCGCCCAGAAGCACTTGCATCGTGCCGCGGAAGCCGAGCGCCAGCCTCTTTTGTACTACCTCGGCGCGGCGCGGGCGGCGAACGAGCTGGGAAATTACGAACAGTGCGACAGCCTGCTGGAGCGTGCCCTCGAGCGCCAGCCCCAGGCTGAGTTGGCGGTGGCCTTGAGTCATGCCCAGCTGCAGACCGATCGCGGTGATACCGAAGGCGCCCTGAGTACCCTGCAAGCCATGCACGAGCGTCATCCGCACAGTGTCCAGGTGCTGCGGCAGTTGCAGCGTCTGCACCAGCAGCGGGGCGATTGGTCGGCGGTGATTCGCCTGTTGCCCGAGCTGCGCAAGGACAAGGTCCTGCCCGCCAATGAACTGGCCGAGCTGGAACGTAGGGCCTGGGGCGAGAACCTGACCCTCGCGGCACATCGCGAAGAGGACGGTACGGTCGGCCTGCAATCGCTCAACCGCGCTTGGCAGCAACTGACCGCGGCTCAGCGTCAGGAACCGCAGCTGGTGCTGGCCTACGCCGAGCAACTGCGGCAATTGGGCGCCGGGGCCGAGGCCGAAGAAGTGCTGCGCGTCGCTCTCAAGCGCAAGTACGACAGTCATCTGGCGCGGCTTTACGGCTTGCTGCGGGGCAGTGACCCGGCGCGGCAACTGCAGTTCGCCGAGCAGTGCCTCAAAGACCACCCGAACGACCCGAGCCTGCTGCTGACCCTGGGCCGCCTGTGCCTGCAAACCAGTCTCTGGGGCAAGGCGCGGGACTACCTGGAAAGCAGCCTGCGCCTGCAGCGCAACCCTGAAGCCTGTGCCGAGCTGGCCCGGTTGCTGGCGCAGCTGGGCGATACCGAGCGCAGCAACCAGCTGTTCCAGGAAGGTCTGGGGTTGTTGGACGAGCGCCTCCTGGCATCGCCGCTGCCGGTGCCCGCCAGGGTATAA
- a CDS encoding uroporphyrinogen-III C-methyltransferase, producing MSETALPKDDVQPVVDAPAEPATPAPQRRGNGLAILALLLGAAGVAAGGWGVWQVRSLQANNQQQLGQLQALGDEAQSLKLNEQRLTARLEQLPAADELEERRRLVAQLQGDQQRLSQKLESVLGASRKDWRLAEAEHLLRLASLRLSALQDISSAQALVQGADEILREQNDPGSFAAREQLAKSLAALRSTEQPDRTGLFLQLGALRDQVTELTELAPEYRDRGDSLLGLTADGDGASRWAQWWDQISRYIRIDFNADKNVRPLLAGQSLTQVRLALSLALEQAQWAALNGQAPVYTQALAEARDVLKGNFNQDNPQSKLMLERVSELSKQPVTVQTPDLAKTLSAVQAYLERRNLSAEESVKPLAKPAANAPQETSP from the coding sequence GTGAGCGAAACAGCCTTGCCTAAAGATGATGTCCAGCCGGTAGTCGATGCACCGGCTGAACCCGCAACCCCTGCTCCGCAGCGCCGTGGCAACGGGTTGGCGATCCTCGCTCTGCTGCTGGGGGCGGCCGGCGTCGCTGCCGGCGGCTGGGGTGTCTGGCAGGTGCGCAGCCTGCAGGCCAACAATCAACAGCAGCTGGGGCAGTTGCAGGCCCTGGGTGACGAGGCGCAGAGCCTGAAGCTCAACGAGCAGCGCCTGACGGCGCGTCTGGAGCAGTTGCCGGCGGCCGATGAGCTGGAAGAGCGCCGTCGTCTGGTCGCGCAGTTGCAGGGCGACCAGCAGCGACTCAGTCAGAAGCTGGAGAGCGTGCTGGGTGCCAGCCGCAAGGACTGGCGTCTGGCCGAGGCGGAACATCTGTTGCGTCTGGCCAGCCTGCGTCTTTCGGCCTTGCAGGACATCAGCAGCGCCCAGGCTCTGGTGCAGGGGGCCGACGAGATCCTGCGCGAGCAGAACGATCCCGGTTCTTTCGCCGCGCGCGAACAGCTGGCCAAGAGCCTTGCGGCCCTGCGCAGTACCGAACAACCGGATCGCACCGGGCTGTTCCTGCAACTGGGCGCACTGCGCGACCAGGTGACCGAGCTCACCGAGCTGGCCCCCGAGTACCGCGACCGTGGCGATTCGTTGCTGGGCCTGACCGCCGACGGCGACGGCGCCAGCCGCTGGGCGCAATGGTGGGACCAGATCTCGCGTTACATTCGTATCGACTTCAACGCGGACAAGAATGTGCGGCCGTTGCTCGCCGGGCAAAGCCTGACGCAGGTGCGCCTGGCCTTGAGCCTGGCCCTGGAGCAGGCGCAATGGGCGGCTCTGAATGGCCAGGCGCCGGTGTACACCCAGGCCCTGGCGGAAGCTCGCGACGTGTTGAAGGGCAACTTCAATCAGGACAATCCGCAGAGCAAACTCATGCTCGAGCGCGTGTCCGAACTGAGCAAACAGCCGGTCACCGTGCAGACGCCGGACCTGGCCAAGACCCTGAGCGCCGTTCAGGCCTACCTGGAGCGACGCAACCTGAGCGCTGAAGAGTCGGTGAAACCACTGGCCAAACCTGCTGCGAATGCCCCGCAGGAGACCAGCCCATGA
- a CDS encoding uroporphyrinogen-III synthase: protein MSDWRVLLTRPTDESALLAEVLGEAGVFSSSLPLLEIQALPVGDTQHARMLELHRYCAVIVVSKPAARMAVQLLEQFWPQPPSQRWFSVGAGTAQILADHGLDVFFPEQGDDSEALLELPQLREAIARPDPRVLIVRGEGGRELLAERLRGQGASVDYLELYRRDLPRYADGVLMQRIRAERLNGLVVSSGQGFEHLQQLAGEAWPQVARLPLFVPSPRVAEMARAAGAEKVVDCRGASAAALLTVLREQPVPVL, encoded by the coding sequence GTGAGCGACTGGCGTGTGCTGCTGACCCGGCCCACGGACGAGTCGGCGCTGCTGGCTGAGGTTCTGGGCGAAGCAGGGGTGTTCAGCAGCAGCCTGCCATTGCTGGAAATCCAAGCCCTGCCTGTTGGCGATACCCAACACGCCAGGATGCTTGAGTTGCACCGGTACTGCGCGGTGATCGTGGTCAGCAAGCCGGCCGCGCGAATGGCCGTGCAACTGCTCGAGCAGTTCTGGCCGCAGCCGCCGAGCCAGCGCTGGTTCAGTGTGGGTGCCGGCACGGCGCAGATTCTGGCCGATCACGGCCTGGATGTTTTTTTTCCCGAGCAAGGCGATGACAGCGAAGCCTTGCTTGAACTTCCCCAGTTGCGCGAGGCTATTGCACGGCCCGACCCGCGGGTGCTGATCGTGCGCGGGGAGGGTGGCCGCGAGCTGCTGGCTGAGCGTTTGCGCGGCCAAGGTGCTAGTGTCGACTATCTGGAACTGTACCGCCGCGACCTGCCGCGCTATGCCGACGGGGTCCTGATGCAACGCATTCGAGCTGAACGCTTGAATGGGCTGGTGGTCAGCAGTGGGCAGGGTTTCGAGCACTTGCAGCAGTTGGCCGGCGAGGCCTGGCCACAGGTGGCGCGGCTGCCGTTGTTTGTACCGAGCCCCCGGGTCGCCGAGATGGCGCGTGCCGCCGGGGCCGAGAAAGTTGTGGATTGTCGTGGCGCCAGCGCCGCGGCCTTGCTAACGGTGCTACGGGAGCAACCCGTGCCCGTTCTCTAA
- the hemC gene encoding hydroxymethylbilane synthase, whose product MSSREIRIATRKSALALWQAEYVKARLEAAHPGLIVTLVPMVSRGDKLLDSPLSKIGGKGLFVKELETALLENEADIAVHSMKDVPMDFPEGLGLFCICEREDPRDAFVSNTYSSLDDLPVGSVVGTSSLRRQAQLLARRPDLQIRFLRGNVNTRLAKLDAGEYDAIILAAAGLIRLGFEDRISSSISVDDSLPAGGQGAVGIECRTADSEIHKLLAPLHHVDTADRVTAERALNKHLNGGCQVPIACYAVLEGDQLWLRGLVGEPSGGVLLSAEARAPRSAAAALGVQVAEDLLAQGADDILRAVYGEAGEE is encoded by the coding sequence ATGTCCTCTCGCGAAATCCGCATCGCTACCCGCAAAAGTGCCTTGGCCTTGTGGCAAGCCGAATACGTCAAAGCTCGTCTGGAAGCCGCTCACCCGGGGTTGATCGTGACGCTGGTGCCCATGGTCAGTCGCGGCGACAAGCTGCTCGACTCGCCGTTGTCGAAAATCGGCGGCAAGGGACTGTTCGTCAAGGAGCTGGAAACCGCGCTGCTGGAAAACGAAGCGGATATCGCCGTGCATTCGATGAAAGACGTGCCCATGGACTTCCCTGAAGGCCTGGGCCTGTTCTGCATCTGCGAGCGTGAAGACCCGCGCGATGCCTTTGTCTCCAATACCTATTCCAGTCTCGACGATCTGCCCGTGGGCAGCGTGGTGGGCACCTCCAGCCTGCGTCGCCAGGCGCAGTTGCTGGCTCGTCGTCCGGACCTGCAGATCCGCTTCCTGCGCGGCAACGTCAATACTCGCCTGGCCAAGCTCGACGCCGGCGAGTACGACGCCATCATCCTGGCCGCTGCGGGCTTGATCCGTCTTGGCTTCGAAGATCGCATCAGCTCTTCGATCAGCGTCGACGACAGCCTTCCGGCTGGCGGCCAGGGCGCGGTGGGCATCGAATGCCGCACGGCCGACAGCGAGATCCATAAGCTGCTGGCGCCACTGCATCATGTCGATACCGCGGATCGAGTCACCGCCGAGCGGGCCCTCAACAAGCATCTGAATGGCGGCTGCCAGGTACCGATCGCCTGCTATGCGGTACTCGAAGGCGACCAGCTGTGGCTGCGTGGCCTGGTCGGCGAACCGAGCGGCGGTGTGCTGCTCAGCGCCGAGGCCCGTGCTCCACGTAGCGCTGCGGCGGCGCTCGGCGTGCAGGTCGCGGAGGATCTGCTGGCCCAGGGCGCCGACGATATTCTGCGCGCGGTCTATGGCGAGGCTGGCGAAGAGTGA
- a CDS encoding LytR/AlgR family response regulator transcription factor yields MNVLIVDDEPLARERLSRMVSELEGYSVLEPSATNGEEALALIDSLKPDIVLLDIRMPGLDGLQVAARLCEREAPPAVVFCAAPDEFALEAFDVSEVGHLLKPVRSEHLLEALKKADRPNRVQLAALTRPAAESGSGPRSHISARTRKGIELIPLDQVVYFIADHKYVTLRHESGEVLLDEPLKALEDEFGERFVRIHRNALVARERIERLQRTPLGHFQLFLKGLNGDALIVSRRHVAGVRKMMQQL; encoded by the coding sequence ATGAATGTCCTGATCGTTGATGACGAACCCCTAGCCCGCGAGCGACTGAGCCGTATGGTCAGTGAGCTTGAGGGATACAGTGTCCTGGAGCCCAGCGCCACCAATGGCGAAGAGGCATTGGCCCTGATCGACAGCCTGAAGCCGGATATCGTGCTTCTCGACATCCGCATGCCGGGTCTCGATGGCCTGCAGGTTGCCGCCCGTTTGTGTGAGCGCGAAGCGCCGCCAGCCGTGGTGTTTTGTGCCGCCCCTGATGAATTCGCCCTCGAGGCTTTTGATGTCAGCGAGGTAGGTCACCTGCTCAAACCGGTGCGTTCCGAGCATCTGCTCGAGGCGCTGAAAAAGGCCGATCGCCCCAACAGGGTCCAGCTGGCGGCCCTGACCCGGCCCGCCGCGGAAAGCGGCAGCGGCCCTCGCAGCCATATCAGTGCGCGGACCCGCAAAGGTATCGAGCTGATCCCGCTGGATCAGGTCGTCTATTTCATTGCCGACCACAAATACGTGACCTTGCGCCATGAAAGCGGCGAAGTCCTGCTGGACGAACCCCTGAAGGCGCTGGAGGACGAGTTTGGCGAGCGTTTCGTGCGCATCCATCGCAACGCCCTGGTGGCCCGTGAACGCATCGAACGCCTGCAGCGTACGCCGCTGGGGCATTTCCAGCTGTTCCTCAAAGGTCTCAATGGCGATGCGTTGATCGTCAGCCGACGGCATGTGGCCGGCGTGCGCAAGATGATGCAGCAGCTCTAG
- the argH gene encoding argininosuccinate lyase yields the protein MSTDKTNQSWGGRFSEPVDAFVARFTASVTFDQRLYRHDIMGSIAHATMLAKVGVLTDAERDSIIDGLKTIQGEIEAGTLDWRVDLEDVHMNIEARLTDRIGVTGKKLHTGRSRNDQVATDIRLWLRDEIDLILAEITRLQKGLLEQAEREAGTIMPGFTHLQTAQPVTFGHHMLAWFEMLSRDYERLVDCRKRTNRMPLGSAALAGTTYPIDRELTCQLLGFDAVGGNSLDNVSDRDFAIEFCAAASVAMMHLSRFSEELVLWTSAQFQFIDLPDRFCTGSSIMPQKKNPDVPELVRGKSGRVFGALMGLLTLMKGQPLAYNKDNQEDKEPLFDAADTLRDSLRAFADMIPAIKPKHAMMREAALRGFSTATDLADYLVRRGLPFRDCHEIVGHAVKYGVETGKDLAEMSLEELRKFSDQIDQDVFAVLTLEGSVNARDHIGGTAPAQVKAAVVRGQALLSSR from the coding sequence ATGAGCACTGACAAGACCAATCAGTCCTGGGGCGGCCGCTTCAGTGAGCCCGTCGACGCCTTCGTCGCCCGCTTCACCGCCTCCGTCACTTTCGACCAGCGCCTCTATCGTCACGACATCATGGGCTCGATCGCCCACGCCACCATGCTGGCCAAGGTCGGCGTACTGACCGATGCCGAACGCGACAGCATCATCGACGGCCTGAAAACCATCCAGGGCGAAATCGAGGCCGGCACCCTCGACTGGCGCGTCGATCTGGAAGACGTGCACATGAACATCGAGGCACGCCTGACCGACCGCATCGGCGTCACCGGCAAGAAGCTGCACACCGGCCGCAGCCGCAACGACCAGGTGGCCACCGATATCCGTCTGTGGCTGCGCGACGAAATCGATCTGATCCTGGCGGAAATCACCCGCTTGCAAAAAGGCCTGCTGGAACAGGCCGAGCGCGAAGCCGGCACCATCATGCCGGGCTTCACTCACCTGCAAACCGCGCAGCCTGTGACCTTCGGTCATCACATGCTGGCCTGGTTCGAGATGCTTAGCCGCGACTACGAGCGCCTGGTCGATTGCCGCAAGCGCACCAACCGCATGCCGCTGGGCAGCGCCGCACTGGCCGGCACCACCTACCCGATCGACCGCGAGCTGACCTGCCAACTGCTGGGCTTCGACGCCGTCGGTGGCAACTCGCTGGACAATGTGTCTGATCGCGATTTCGCCATTGAGTTCTGCGCCGCCGCCAGCGTGGCCATGATGCACCTGTCGCGCTTCTCCGAAGAGCTGGTGCTGTGGACCAGCGCGCAGTTCCAGTTCATCGATCTGCCCGACCGTTTCTGCACCGGCAGCTCGATCATGCCGCAAAAGAAAAACCCGGACGTTCCGGAGCTGGTTCGTGGCAAGAGCGGCCGCGTGTTCGGCGCCCTGATGGGCCTGCTGACCCTGATGAAGGGCCAGCCCCTGGCCTACAACAAGGACAACCAGGAAGACAAGGAACCGCTGTTCGACGCTGCCGACACCCTGCGTGACTCACTGCGGGCCTTCGCCGACATGATTCCGGCGATCAAGCCCAAGCACGCGATGATGCGCGAAGCGGCACTGCGCGGTTTCTCCACCGCCACCGACCTGGCGGACTACCTGGTGCGCCGTGGCCTGCCATTCCGCGATTGCCACGAGATCGTCGGCCACGCCGTGAAGTATGGCGTGGAGACCGGCAAGGACCTGGCGGAAATGAGCCTGGAGGAACTGCGCAAGTTCAGCGACCAGATCGACCAGGACGTGTTTGCCGTGCTGACCCTGGAAGGCTCGGTCAATGCCCGAGACCACATCGGCGGCACGGCCCCGGCTCAAGTCAAGGCGGCGGTGGTTCGCGGCCAGGCGTTGCTGAGCAGCCGCTAA
- a CDS encoding glutathione S-transferase family protein, giving the protein MLKLYGFAVSNYYNMVKLALLEKDLPFEEVPFYAGQSPEALAISPRGKVPVLRVEQGFINETSVILEYLESQPGPALLPSDPFARAQVLALAKEIELYIELPARACYGEAFFGMAVPEAIKEKSRNELVQGFASLARHGKFAPYVAGSSLSVADLYFLYSVSLACAVGQKLFGVDYLAEIPAAKALMARLEQMPNVQRVAADKDAAMPQFLAMIASKK; this is encoded by the coding sequence ATGCTCAAGCTTTATGGATTCGCCGTCAGCAATTACTACAACATGGTGAAACTGGCATTGCTGGAAAAAGATCTGCCTTTCGAGGAAGTGCCGTTCTACGCCGGACAAAGCCCTGAGGCGTTGGCCATCAGCCCGCGCGGCAAGGTGCCGGTGCTAAGGGTGGAGCAGGGCTTTATCAATGAAACCAGCGTGATCCTCGAATACCTTGAAAGCCAGCCTGGGCCGGCGCTGCTGCCCAGTGACCCGTTCGCGCGTGCCCAGGTGCTGGCGCTGGCCAAGGAGATCGAGCTTTACATCGAGTTGCCGGCGCGGGCCTGTTACGGCGAGGCGTTCTTCGGGATGGCGGTCCCCGAGGCTATCAAGGAGAAGTCCCGCAACGAGCTGGTGCAGGGGTTCGCCTCGCTGGCCAGGCACGGCAAGTTCGCCCCTTATGTGGCGGGCAGCAGCCTGAGCGTGGCGGACCTGTATTTCCTGTACAGCGTGAGCCTGGCCTGCGCGGTAGGGCAGAAGCTGTTCGGTGTGGACTATCTGGCCGAAATACCGGCAGCCAAGGCCTTGATGGCGCGTTTGGAGCAGATGCCCAATGTGCAGCGGGTCGCGGCGGACAAGGACGCGGCGATGCCGCAGTTCCTGGCGATGATCGCCAGCAAGAAGTAG